A DNA window from Vigna angularis cultivar LongXiaoDou No.4 chromosome 1, ASM1680809v1, whole genome shotgun sequence contains the following coding sequences:
- the LOC108323872 gene encoding probable LRR receptor-like serine/threonine-protein kinase At2g24230 — protein MGLGVFGSVLVLVLLFKHLESQQPNTDEFFVSAFLKHTSLASSQAYNFSASVCSWQGVSCDANREHVVGLVFSGMNLSGTVPDNTIGKLGKLQTLDLSHNNITGLPSDFWSLSSLKNLNLSSNHISGSLTSNIGNFGLLESIDLSSNNFSEEIPETVCSLLSLRVLKLNHNRFAHNIPYGILKCQSLVSIDLSSNQLNGRLPDGFGASFPKLRILNLAGNNFNGRVSDISGLKSIANLNISGNSFQGSIVDMFQGRLEVLDISRNQFQGHIPQVLYNFSGYNWSHLVYLDLSENKLSGEFFQNLNESLNLKHINLAHNRFTIQKFPQTEMLLNLEYLNLSKTSLVGEIPGKISQLSNLSALDLSLNHLSGKIPSLRNEHLRVLDLSNNNLTGAVPQSVLEKLPGMEKYNFSYNNLTLCASEIKPEILQTAFFGSLNSCPIAANPRLFKRRDNGHTGMKLALALTFSMIFVLAGLLFLAFGCRRKTKMWEFKQSSYKEEQNISGPFSFQTDSTTWVADVKQATSVPVVIFEKPLLNITFADLLAATSNFDRGTLLAEGKFGPVYRGFLPGGIHVAVKVLVVGSTLTDEEAARELEFLGRIKHPNLVPLTGYCVAGDQRIAIYDYMENGNLQNLLYDLPLGVQSTDDWSTDTWEETDNNGIQNAGSEGLLTSWRFRHKIALGTARALAFLHHGCSPPIIHRAVKASSVYLDYDLEPRLSDFGLAKIFGSGLDDEIARGSPGYVPPEFSQPEYDTPTPKSDVYCFGVVLFELVTGKKPVGDDYPDDKDATLVSWVRGLVKKNQSSNAIDPKIRDTGPDEQMEEALKIAYLCTADRPFKRPSMQQIVGLLKDIEPTAD, from the coding sequence ATGGGGTTGGGAGTGTTTGGTTCTGTTCTGGTTTTGGTACTTTTGTTCAAGCATTTGGAATCTCAGCAACCAAATACTGATGAGTTTTTTGTATCTGCGTTCTTGAAGCATACGAGTTTAGCATCCTCACAAGCCTACAATTTCTCTGCTTCTGTCTGTTCATGGCAAGGGGTTTCTTGTGATGCCAATAGAGAACATGTTGTTGGCTTAGTCTTTTCTGGTATGAACCTCTCTGGCACTGTACCTGATAACACCATAGGCAAGCTAGGCAAACTTCAAACTCTAGATCTTAGCCACAACAATATCACTGGCTTGCCTTCAGATTTTTGGAGCTTAAGCTCCCTCAAGAACCTTAATCTCTCCTCGAATCATATTTCTGGTTCACTGACTAGCAACATTGGCAACTTTGGTTTGCTAGAAAGCATTGACTTGTCCAGCAACAATTTCTCTGAGGAAATTCCTGAAACTGTTTGCTCACTGCTGAGTCTAAGGGTCCTCAAACTCAACCACAACAGGTTTGCACACAACATACCTTATGGGATTCTCAAGTGCCAGTCTCTAGTTTCAATTGATCTTTCATCAAATCAGCTCAATGGAAGACTTCCAGATGGTTTTGGTGCTTCTTTTCCCAAGCTTAGGATATTGAACCTTGCTGGGAATAATTTTAATGGTCGTGTTTCAGATATTTCTGGGTTAAAGTCCATTGCTAATCTCAACATATCAGGGAATTCGTTTCAGGGTTCCATTGTGGACATGTTTCAGGGAAGGTTGGAGGTTCTGGACATTAGCAGAAACCAATTTCAAGGCCACATTCCACAGGTACTATACAACTTTAGTGGTTACAACTGGTCTCATTTAGTTTACCTAGATTTGTCAGAGAATAAGCTTAGTGGGgagttttttcaaaatttgaacgAGTCCTTGAATTTGAAACACATTAATCTTGCACACAATAGATTTACCATACAGAAATTTCCCCAAACTGAAATGCTCCTGAATTTGGAATATCTGAATTTGTCCAAAACCAGCCTTGTCGGTGAAATTCCTGGTAAAATCTCACAATTAAGCAATTTGAGTGCACTTGATCTTTCTTTGAATCATCTGAGTGGGAAAATTCCCTCACTGAGGAATGAACACCTCCGAGTCTTAGACCTCTCAAACAACAATTTAACAGGAGCAGTCCCTCAATCTGTCTTGGAGAAACTCCCTGGGATGGAGAAATACAACTTCTCTTATAATAACCTAACACTTTGTGCTTCTGAAATCAAACCCGAGATTCTGCAAACAGCATTCTTTGGATCATTGAACAGTTGTCCAATTGCTGCGAATCCACGACTCTTCAAAAGAAGAGACAATGGACACACGGGAATGAAGCTGGCCCTGGCACTGACCTTCTCAATGATCTTTGTGCTGGCTGGGCTTTTGTTTCTAGCATTTGGTTGCagaaggaaaacaaaaatgtgGGAATTCAAGCAGTCTTCATACAAAGAAGAACAAAACATTTCAGGTCCCTTTTCATTCCAGACTGATTCAACAACTTGGGTGGCTGATGTTAAACAAGCAACATCAGTCCCAGTAGTAATCTTTGAGAAGCCATTGTTGAACATCACATTTGCAGACCTCTTGGCTGCAACTTCCAACTTTGACAGAGGCACCCTTTTGGCTGAGGGAAAATTTGGACCAGTCTATAGAGGATTTCTGCCTGGTGGTATTCACGTGGCAGTTAAAGTTTTGGTTGTTGGTTCTACATTAACAGATGAGGAGGCTGCAAGAGAGCTAGAGTTTCTTGGTAGAATCAAGCACCCCAATCTTGTTCCTTTAACCGGATATTGTGTGGCTGGGGACCAAAGAATTGCCATATACGATTACATGGAGAATGGTAACTTGCAAAACCTGCTTTACGACCTGCCACTTGGGGTACAAAGCACAGATGACTGGAGCACAGACACATGGGAAGAAACAGACAACAATGGAATTCAAAATGCTGGCTCTGAAGGGTTACTGACATCTTGGAGATTTCGCCACAAGATAGCCCTTGGCACCGCTCGAGCGTTGGCATTTCTGCATCACGGTTGCTCTCCTCCAATAATTCACAGAGCAGTTAAGGCTAGCAGTGTTTATTTGGATTATGACTTGGAGCCGAGGTTGTCTGATTTTGGACTGGCCAAGATTTTCGGAAGTGGCTTGGATGATGAAATTGCGCGTGGCTCACCTGGTTATGTTCCACCGGAGTTTTCTCAACCAGAATATGACACCCCAACTCCAAAATCTGATGTGTACTGTTTTGGGGTGGTGCTGTTTGAGCTAGTAACTGGAAAAAAGCCAGTTGGAGATGACTACCCTGATGATAAAGATGCAACTTTGGTGAGTTGGGTGAGAGGACTTGTGAAAAAGAACCAATCTTCAAATGCTATTGATCCAAAAATTCGTGACACAGGACCGGATGAACAAATGGAAGAGGCCCTTAAGATTGCTTATCTTTGCACTGCTGACCGTCCCTTCAAACGACCAAGCATGCAACAGATAGTTGGACTTCTGAAGGATATTGAACCTACTGCTGATTAG
- the LOC108330205 gene encoding eukaryotic translation initiation factor 5A-2, protein MSDEEHHFDSHADAGASKTYPQQAGTIRKNGYIVIKSRPCKVVEVSTSKTGKHGHAKCHFVAIDIFNGKKLEDIVPSSHNCDVPHVNRTDYQLIDISEDGFVSLLTDNGNTKDDLRLPTDDSLLSQIKEGFAEGKDLVVSVMSAMGEEQICALKDIGPKN, encoded by the exons ATGTCTGACGAAGAGCATCACTTCGATTCTCACGCAGATGCAGGAGCGTCCAAGACGTATCCTCAGCAGGCTGGTACCATTCGCAAGAACGGTTACATCGTCATTAAATCTAGGCCTTGCAag GTCGTAGAAGTTTCTACATCAAAGACAGGCAAGCATGGACATGCAAAATGCCACTTTGTTGCCATTGATATTTTTAACGGGAAAAAGCTTGAAGATATCGTTCCATCTTCCCACAACTGTGAT GTTCCACACGTGAACCGCACTGACTATCAGCTGATTGATATATCTGAAGATGGCTTT GTGAGTCTGTTGACTGATAACGGAAATACCAAGGATGATCTTAGGCTTCCCACTGATGACTCGCTGCTTTCTCAG ATTAAAGAAGGTTTTGCTGAAGGAAAAGATCTTGTGGTTTCTGTCATGTCTGCTATGGGAGAAGAGCAGATCTGTGCCTTGAAGGACATCGGtcccaaaaattaa